In Drosophila simulans strain w501 chromosome 3R, Prin_Dsim_3.1, whole genome shotgun sequence, a single window of DNA contains:
- the LOC123327303 gene encoding uncharacterized protein LOC123327303, with amino-acid sequence MADLRKERLEGSHAVEIAGIDFCGPFSHKSDSRNKPAVKCYVCVFICFATKTVHLELIKDLSTVALLCGLKRIICTRRKPKQIWSDNATNFVGAKNELLELRRLFLSSEHQGSVQNFCLSETIDWRFIPPRSPHFGGLWEAAVKTAKHHFYRAVGTAVLTFDELRTLVCHISAVINSRPLVPISENPADLDVLTSAHFLNVFEFKRALSLSHPV; translated from the exons atggcggaCCTTCGCAAGGAGCGCTTGGAAGGATCTCACGCTGTTGAGATTGCTGGTATAGACTTCTGTGGACCCTTCTCTCACAAGTCGGATAGTCGCAACAAGCCCGCGGTTAAATGCTACGTCTgcgtatttatatgctttgcaACCAAGACAGTGCAcctggagctgatcaaggatCTCTCGACAGTTGCGCTTCTGTGCGGACTCAAGAGGATCATATGCACCCGGCGGAAGCCGAAGCAAATTTGGTCAGACAACGCCACCAACTTTGTCGGCGCCAAAAATGAACTTCTGGAACTTCGAAGGTTATTTCTCAGCAGCGAGCATCAAGGCTCCGTTCAgaatttttgcctttcggaGACGATTGACTGGCGGTTCATCCCTCCACGGTCGCCCCACTTCGGTGGACTTTGGGAAGCAGCGGTGAAAACGGCCAAACATCATTTCTACCGCGCTGTGGGTACGGCGGttctgaccttcgacgagctGAGGACGCTGGTGTGCCACATCTCGGCAGTTATTAACTCCAGAcctttagttcccatttcagagaaccctgccgatctgGATGTCCTCACTTcggcgcattttctcaatg TTTTTGAGTTCAAGAGGGCATTGTCACTATCTCACCCCGtttaa
- the LOC6739531 gene encoding probable cytosolic Fe-S cluster assembly factor GD17698 isoform X2, with protein sequence MLSSSCPGWVCYAEKTHGNFILPYVSTTRSPQQIMGVLVKQILADKINVPASRIYHVTVMPCYDKKLEASREDFFSKANNSRDVDCVITSVEVEQLLSEAQRPLSQYDLFDLDWPWSNVRPEFMVWAHEKTLSGGYAEHIFKFAAKHIFNEDLTTELEFKQLRNRDFREIILKQNGKTVLKFAIANGFRNIQNLVQKLKREKLSNYHFVEVMACPSGCINGGAQIRPTTGQHVRELTRKLEELYHNLPRSEPENSLTKHIYNDFLDGFQTDKSYEVLHTRYHDVVSDLSISLNINW encoded by the exons ATGCTTAGCTCCTCTTGTCCGGGGTGGGTTTGTTACGCGGAGAAAACGCACGGAAACTTCATATTGCCTTACGTTTCCACTACGCGATCTCCTCAGCAAATAATGGGAGTGCTTGTGAAGCAAATCCTTGCCGATAAGATAAATGTTCCTGCGTCACGAATATACCATGTGACCGTGATGCCTTGCTACGACAAGAAGCTTGAGGCCTCTCGCGAGGACTTTTTCAGCAAGGCAAATAACTCACGCGACGTAGACTGTGTAATCACTTCAG TTGAGGTGGAACAATTGCTCAGTGAGGCTCAGCGTCCGCTATCGCAGTACGATCTCTTTGATTTAGACTGGCCATGGTCTAATGTACGCCCAGAATTCATGGTATGGGCTCACGAGAAGACGCTATCTGGCGGTTACGCAGAACACATATTTAAGTTCGCCgcaaaacatatttttaacgaAGATTTAACAACAGAGTTGGAATTCAAACAGCTCAGAAACCGCGACTTTAGAGAAATTATACTTAAACAGAATGGCAAAACTGTGCTGAAATTTGCTATTGCTAATGGTTTCCGGAACATACAAAACTTGGTACAAAAACTGAAGCGTGAAAAGCTATCAAACTACCACTTTGTTGAGGTAATGGCATGTCCCTCAGGGTGCATAAACGGAGGAGCACAAATACGCCCCACTACCGGACAACACGTTCGCGAGCTTACTCGGAAACTGGAGGAATTATACCACAACCTTCCACGGTCCGAACCCGAAAACTCATTaacaaaacatatttacaaTGACTTTTTAGACGGCTTTCAAACTGATAAATCGTATGAGGTGCTGCACACCCGTTATCATGATGTAGTATCTGACCTCAGTATATCGCTTAATATAAATTGGTGA
- the LOC6739531 gene encoding probable cytosolic Fe-S cluster assembly factor GD17698 isoform X1: protein MSRLSTALQLTDIDDFITPSQICIKPVQIDKARSKTGAKIKIKGDSCFEESESGNLKLNKVDISLQDCLACSGCITSAEEVLITQQSQEELLKVLQENSKNKASEDWDNVRTIVITLATQPILSLAHRYQIGVEDAARHLNGYFRSLGADYVLSTKVADDIALLECRQEFVDRYRENENLTMLSSSCPGWVCYAEKTHGNFILPYVSTTRSPQQIMGVLVKQILADKINVPASRIYHVTVMPCYDKKLEASREDFFSKANNSRDVDCVITSVEVEQLLSEAQRPLSQYDLFDLDWPWSNVRPEFMVWAHEKTLSGGYAEHIFKFAAKHIFNEDLTTELEFKQLRNRDFREIILKQNGKTVLKFAIANGFRNIQNLVQKLKREKLSNYHFVEVMACPSGCINGGAQIRPTTGQHVRELTRKLEELYHNLPRSEPENSLTKHIYNDFLDGFQTDKSYEVLHTRYHDVVSDLSISLNINW from the exons ATGTCAAGGTTGAGTACAGCCCTGCAGCTTACAGATATAGATGATTTTATTACGCCCTCACAG ATATGTATTAAGCCCGTGCAAATAGATAAGGCAAGGTCAAAAACTGGGGCAAAGATCAAGATAAAAGGTGACAGCTGCTTTGAGGAATCAGAG AGTGGAAATCTAAAACTTAATAAAGTTGATATTTCCCTGCAAGACTGTCTTGCGTGCTCCGGTTGCATCACTTCAGCTGAAGAAGTTCTGATCACGCAGCAGAGCCAAGAAGAGTTGCTTAAGGTCCTTCAAGAGAATTCAAAGAATAAGGCCTCTGAGGACTGGGATAATGTGCGTACAATCGTAATCACCCTTGCCACCCAGCCTATACTAAGCTTGGCCCATCGCTATCAAATAGGTGTGGAGGATGCTGCCCGTCATCTTAATGGGTATTTTCGCAGTTTGGGTGCGGACTATGTTTTGTCCACTAAGGTGGCGGACGATATCGCGCTGCTCGAATGCCGTCAAGAATTTGTAGATAGGTACCGCGAAAATGAGAACTTGACCATGCTTAGCTCCTCTTGTCCGGGGTGGGTTTGTTACGCGGAGAAAACGCACGGAAACTTCATATTGCCTTACGTTTCCACTACGCGATCTCCTCAGCAAATAATGGGAGTGCTTGTGAAGCAAATCCTTGCCGATAAGATAAATGTTCCTGCGTCACGAATATACCATGTGACCGTGATGCCTTGCTACGACAAGAAGCTTGAGGCCTCTCGCGAGGACTTTTTCAGCAAGGCAAATAACTCACGCGACGTAGACTGTGTAATCACTTCAG TTGAGGTGGAACAATTGCTCAGTGAGGCTCAGCGTCCGCTATCGCAGTACGATCTCTTTGATTTAGACTGGCCATGGTCTAATGTACGCCCAGAATTCATGGTATGGGCTCACGAGAAGACGCTATCTGGCGGTTACGCAGAACACATATTTAAGTTCGCCgcaaaacatatttttaacgaAGATTTAACAACAGAGTTGGAATTCAAACAGCTCAGAAACCGCGACTTTAGAGAAATTATACTTAAACAGAATGGCAAAACTGTGCTGAAATTTGCTATTGCTAATGGTTTCCGGAACATACAAAACTTGGTACAAAAACTGAAGCGTGAAAAGCTATCAAACTACCACTTTGTTGAGGTAATGGCATGTCCCTCAGGGTGCATAAACGGAGGAGCACAAATACGCCCCACTACCGGACAACACGTTCGCGAGCTTACTCGGAAACTGGAGGAATTATACCACAACCTTCCACGGTCCGAACCCGAAAACTCATTaacaaaacatatttacaaTGACTTTTTAGACGGCTTTCAAACTGATAAATCGTATGAGGTGCTGCACACCCGTTATCATGATGTAGTATCTGACCTCAGTATATCGCTTAATATAAATTGGTGA